Proteins found in one Micromonospora sp. WMMD1082 genomic segment:
- a CDS encoding MerR family transcriptional regulator yields the protein MSPGLRSGQVAEAAGVNRQTLRYYERRGLVAEPDRTLGGHRLYPPETVTVLRVIKTAQRLGFSLDEVADLLSVGAHRHGRRPESGLRARAQDKLAEVEQKIADLSVIRDTLREAVAAGCDDLVACADSPCCPLPFVELTKEADRVED from the coding sequence GTGAGTCCGGGGCTGCGGTCGGGTCAGGTGGCCGAGGCCGCGGGGGTGAACCGGCAGACGCTGCGCTACTACGAGCGGCGCGGCCTGGTGGCCGAGCCGGACCGGACGTTGGGTGGCCATCGCCTCTACCCGCCGGAGACGGTCACGGTCCTGCGGGTGATCAAGACCGCTCAGCGGCTCGGCTTCTCCCTGGACGAGGTCGCCGACCTGCTGAGCGTGGGTGCCCACCGGCATGGCCGGCGGCCGGAGTCGGGGTTGCGGGCTCGTGCGCAGGACAAGCTGGCCGAGGTGGAGCAGAAGATCGCCGACCTGTCGGTGATCCGGGACACGTTGCGCGAGGCGGTCGCCGCCGGATGTGACGACCTGGTTGCCTGTGCGGACAGCCCATGCTGCCCGTTGCCGTTCGTGGAACTGACCAAGGAGGCTGATCGTGTCGAGGATTGA